Proteins encoded by one window of Arabidopsis thaliana chromosome 2, partial sequence:
- the SMO2-2 gene encoding sterol 4-alpha-methyl-oxidase 2-2 (sterol 4-alpha-methyl-oxidase 2-2 (SMO2-2); CONTAINS InterPro DOMAIN/s: Fatty acid hydroxylase (InterPro:IPR006694); BEST Arabidopsis thaliana protein match is: sterol 4-alpha-methyl-oxidase 2-1 (TAIR:AT1G07420.1); Has 2545 Blast hits to 2540 proteins in 425 species: Archae - 0; Bacteria - 475; Metazoa - 426; Fungi - 627; Plants - 480; Viruses - 3; Other Eukaryotes - 534 (source: NCBI BLink).) — protein sequence MDSLVESGWKYLVTHFSDFQLACIGSFILHESVFFLSGLPYIFLERTGFLSNYKIQTKSNTPEAQGKCIARLLLYHCCVNLPLMMASYPVFRFMGMESSFPLPSWKVVSAQILFYFIIEDFVFYWGHRILHTKWLYKNVHSVHHEYATPFGLTSEYAHPAEILFLGFATIVGPALTGPHLITLWLWMMLRVIETVEAHCGYHFPWSPSNFLPLYGGSLILMWESFAYSADFHDYHHRLLYTKSGNYSSTFVYMDWIFGTDKGYRKLKALKET from the exons ATGGATTCTCTCGTTGAATCCGGTTGGAAG TACCTTGTTACGCATTTCAGTGACTTTCAACTGGCGTGTATTGGGAGTTTTATACTTCATGAAAGCGTGTTTTTCTTGTCTGGACTCCCTTACATTTTCCTAGAAAGGACTGGTTTTCTGAGCAACTACAAAATTCAg ACCAAAAGTAATACTCCTGAAGCCCAGGGAAAATGCATTGCTCGACTATTACTTTACCATTGCTGCGTAAACTTGCCCCTCATGATGGCGTCGTATCCTGTATTCAGATTCATGGGCATGGAAAGCAGTTTTCCTCTGCCGTCCTG GAAAGTGGTGTCTGCCCAGATCTTATTCTACTTCATCATTGAGGATTTTGTATTCTATTGGGGTCACAGGATCTTGCATACTAAATGGCTCTACAAGAACGTGCACAGTGTGCATCATGA GTACGCGACACCGTTTGGTTTGACATCAGAATATGCTCATCCCGCTGAAATTCTGTTCCTTGGTTTTGCTACCATTGTTGGTCCGGCTCTCACCGGGCCTCACCTGATCACCCTTTGGTTATGGATGATGCTCAGAGTTATTGAGACAGTTGAGGCACATTGTGGTTATCATTTCCCATGGAGCCCCTCGAATTTTCTTCCTCTATACGGCGG ATCTTTAATATTAATGTGGGAATCATTTGCTTACAGTGCTGACTTCCATGACTACCATCATCGATTACTCTACACAAAGTCTGGCAACTACTCATCAACGTTTGTTTACATGGACTG GATCTTTGGCACCGATAAAGGTTACAGAAAACTTAAGGCCCTAAAAGAAACCTGA
- the SMO2-2 gene encoding sterol 4-alpha-methyl-oxidase 2-2 (sterol 4-alpha-methyl-oxidase 2-2; CONTAINS InterPro DOMAIN/s: Fatty acid hydroxylase (InterPro:IPR006694); BEST Arabidopsis thaliana protein match is: sterol 4-alpha-methyl-oxidase 2-1 (TAIR:AT1G07420.1); Has 2780 Blast hits to 2775 proteins in 484 species: Archae - 0; Bacteria - 626; Metazoa - 432; Fungi - 682; Plants - 470; Viruses - 3; Other Eukaryotes - 567 (source: NCBI BLink).), producing the protein MDSLVESGWKYLVTHFSDFQLACIGSFILHESVFFLSGLPYIFLERTGFLSNYKIQTKSNTPEAQGKCIARLLLYHCCVNLPLMMASYPVFRFMGMESSFPLPSWKVVSAQILFYFIIEDFVFYWGHRILHTKWLYKNVHSVHHEYATPFGLTSEYAHPAEILFLGFATIVGPALTGPHLITLWLWMMLRVIETVEAHCGYHFPWSPSNFLPLYGGADFHDYHHRLLYTKSGNYSSTFVYMDWIFGTDKGYRKLKALKET; encoded by the exons ATGGATTCTCTCGTTGAATCCGGTTGGAAG TACCTTGTTACGCATTTCAGTGACTTTCAACTGGCGTGTATTGGGAGTTTTATACTTCATGAAAGCGTGTTTTTCTTGTCTGGACTCCCTTACATTTTCCTAGAAAGGACTGGTTTTCTGAGCAACTACAAAATTCAg ACCAAAAGTAATACTCCTGAAGCCCAGGGAAAATGCATTGCTCGACTATTACTTTACCATTGCTGCGTAAACTTGCCCCTCATGATGGCGTCGTATCCTGTATTCAGATTCATGGGCATGGAAAGCAGTTTTCCTCTGCCGTCCTG GAAAGTGGTGTCTGCCCAGATCTTATTCTACTTCATCATTGAGGATTTTGTATTCTATTGGGGTCACAGGATCTTGCATACTAAATGGCTCTACAAGAACGTGCACAGTGTGCATCATGA GTACGCGACACCGTTTGGTTTGACATCAGAATATGCTCATCCCGCTGAAATTCTGTTCCTTGGTTTTGCTACCATTGTTGGTCCGGCTCTCACCGGGCCTCACCTGATCACCCTTTGGTTATGGATGATGCTCAGAGTTATTGAGACAGTTGAGGCACATTGTGGTTATCATTTCCCATGGAGCCCCTCGAATTTTCTTCCTCTATACGGCGG TGCTGACTTCCATGACTACCATCATCGATTACTCTACACAAAGTCTGGCAACTACTCATCAACGTTTGTTTACATGGACTG GATCTTTGGCACCGATAAAGGTTACAGAAAACTTAAGGCCCTAAAAGAAACCTGA
- the HAI3 gene encoding highly ABA-induced PP2C protein 3 (highly ABA-induced PP2C gene 3 (HAI3); FUNCTIONS IN: protein serine/threonine phosphatase activity, catalytic activity; INVOLVED IN: protein amino acid dephosphorylation; LOCATED IN: protein serine/threonine phosphatase complex; CONTAINS InterPro DOMAIN/s: Protein phosphatase 2C, manganese/magnesium aspartate binding site (InterPro:IPR000222), Protein phosphatase 2C-related (InterPro:IPR001932), Protein phosphatase 2C (InterPro:IPR015655), Protein phosphatase 2C, N-terminal (InterPro:IPR014045); BEST Arabidopsis thaliana protein match is: highly ABA-induced PP2C gene 2 (TAIR:AT1G07430.1); Has 6960 Blast hits to 6933 proteins in 604 species: Archae - 4; Bacteria - 618; Metazoa - 1585; Fungi - 779; Plants - 2700; Viruses - 7; Other Eukaryotes - 1267 (source: NCBI BLink).) — protein sequence MAEICYEVVTDACPSSVYESTPAHSRRRPRFQTVMHEDWEKNCKRSKQEALATRYSSIPRSSREDFSDQNVDVSSPRYGVSSVCGRRREMEDAVAIHPSFSSPKNSEFPQHYFGVYDGHGCSHVAARCRERLHKLVQEELSSDMEDEEEWKTTMERSFTRMDKEVVSWGDSVVTANCKCDLQTPACDSVGSTAVVSVITPDKIVVANCGDSRAVLCRNGKPVPLSTDHKPDRPDELDRIEGAGGRVIYWDCPRVLGVLAMSRAIGDNYLKPYVSCEPEVTITDRRDDDCLILASDGLWDVVSNETACSVARMCLRGGGRRQDNEDPAISDKACTEASVLLTKLALARNSSDNVSVVVIDLRR from the exons ATGGCCGAGATATGTTACGAAGTAGTGACCGACGCATGTCCGTCGTCGGTTTATGAATCAACGCCGGCACATTCACGGCGGAGGCCGAGATTCCAAACGGTGATGCATGAAGATTGGGAGAAGAATTGTAAGCGTAGTAAACAGGAGGCTTTAGCTACGAGATACTCTTCAATTCCTCGAAGCTCTCGGGAGGATTTCTCTGACCAAAATGTCGACGTATCCAGTCCAAGATACGGTGTTTCTTCGGTGTGcggtagaagaagagagatggaAGATGCGGTGGCAATTCatccttcattttcttctccgaAGAATTCGGAATTTCCTCAACACTACTTTGGTGTGTATGACGGCCATGGTTGTTCCCAC gTTGCAGCAAGGTGTAGAGAGAGGCTTCACAAGCTGGTGCAAGAAGAACTAAGTTCAGAtatggaagatgaagaagaatggaaaacGACGATGGAGCGTAGCTTCACACGCATGGATAAGGAAGTTGTATCGTGGGGTGATTCCGTCGTGACTGCAAATTGCAAGTGTGATCTACAAACACCGGCTTGTGATTCCGTCGGATCAACCGCTGTTGTCTCAGTCATTACGCCAGATAAGATCGTTGTCGCCAATTGTGGCGATTCCAGAGCAGTTCTCTGCCGCAATGGGAAACCAGTCCCTTTATCAACCGATCACAAG CCTGATCGGCCAGACGAATTGGATCGAATCGAAGGAGCTGGTGGACGAGTCATATATTGGGACTGTCCAAGAGTTCTCGGAGTCTTAGCAATGTCACGAGCAATAGGAGACAACTATTTGAAACCTTACGTGAGTTGCGAGCCGGAGGTAACCATAACGGACAGGAGAGACGATGACTGCCTCATACTAGCTAGTGATGGTTTATGGGATGTTGTGTCAAACGAGACCGCCTGCTCTGTAGCGCGTATGTGTCTCCGTGGTGGTGGGAGAAGACAAGATAATGAGGATCCGGCGATTTCGGACAAGGCTTGTACGGAAGCGTCAGTATTGCTAACAAAGCTGGCGTTGGCAAGGAACAGTAGTGACAACGTCAGTGTCGTTGTGATTGATCTCAGAAGATAA
- the SMO2-2 gene encoding sterol 4-alpha-methyl-oxidase 2-2 (sterol 4-alpha-methyl-oxidase 2-2; CONTAINS InterPro DOMAIN/s: Fatty acid hydroxylase (InterPro:IPR006694); BEST Arabidopsis thaliana protein match is: sterol 4-alpha-methyl-oxidase 2-1 (TAIR:AT1G07420.1); Has 2759 Blast hits to 2754 proteins in 480 species: Archae - 0; Bacteria - 620; Metazoa - 428; Fungi - 656; Plants - 468; Viruses - 3; Other Eukaryotes - 584 (source: NCBI BLink).), with protein MERYHQVVSVLISPMTKSNTPEAQGKCIARLLLYHCCVNLPLMMASYPVFRFMGMESSFPLPSWKVVSAQILFYFIIEDFVFYWGHRILHTKWLYKNVHSVHHEYATPFGLTSEYAHPAEILFLGFATIVGPALTGPHLITLWLWMMLRVIETVEAHCGYHFPWSPSNFLPLYGGADFHDYHHRLLYTKSGNYSSTFVYMDWIFGTDKGYRKLKALKET; from the exons ATGGAAAGATATCACCAAGTTGTCAGTGTTCTCATTTCCCCAATG ACCAAAAGTAATACTCCTGAAGCCCAGGGAAAATGCATTGCTCGACTATTACTTTACCATTGCTGCGTAAACTTGCCCCTCATGATGGCGTCGTATCCTGTATTCAGATTCATGGGCATGGAAAGCAGTTTTCCTCTGCCGTCCTG GAAAGTGGTGTCTGCCCAGATCTTATTCTACTTCATCATTGAGGATTTTGTATTCTATTGGGGTCACAGGATCTTGCATACTAAATGGCTCTACAAGAACGTGCACAGTGTGCATCATGA GTACGCGACACCGTTTGGTTTGACATCAGAATATGCTCATCCCGCTGAAATTCTGTTCCTTGGTTTTGCTACCATTGTTGGTCCGGCTCTCACCGGGCCTCACCTGATCACCCTTTGGTTATGGATGATGCTCAGAGTTATTGAGACAGTTGAGGCACATTGTGGTTATCATTTCCCATGGAGCCCCTCGAATTTTCTTCCTCTATACGGCGG TGCTGACTTCCATGACTACCATCATCGATTACTCTACACAAAGTCTGGCAACTACTCATCAACGTTTGTTTACATGGACTG GATCTTTGGCACCGATAAAGGTTACAGAAAACTTAAGGCCCTAAAAGAAACCTGA
- the SMO2-2 gene encoding sterol 4-alpha-methyl-oxidase 2-2 (sterol 4-alpha-methyl-oxidase 2-2; CONTAINS InterPro DOMAIN/s: Fatty acid hydroxylase (InterPro:IPR006694); BEST Arabidopsis thaliana protein match is: sterol 4-alpha-methyl-oxidase 2-1 (TAIR:AT1G07420.1); Has 35333 Blast hits to 34131 proteins in 2444 species: Archae - 798; Bacteria - 22429; Metazoa - 974; Fungi - 991; Plants - 531; Viruses - 0; Other Eukaryotes - 9610 (source: NCBI BLink).) produces the protein MMQYLVTHFSDFQLACIGSFILHESVFFLSGLPYIFLERTGFLSNYKIQTKSNTPEAQGKCIARLLLYHCCVNLPLMMASYPVFRFMGMESSFPLPSWKVVSAQILFYFIIEDFVFYWGHRILHTKWLYKNVHSVHHEYATPFGLTSEYAHPAEILFLGFATIVGPALTGPHLITLWLWMMLRVIETVEAHCGYHFPWSPSNFLPLYGGADFHDYHHRLLYTKSGNYSSTFVYMDWIFGTDKGYRKLKALKET, from the exons ATGATGCAGTACCTTGTTACGCATTTCAGTGACTTTCAACTGGCGTGTATTGGGAGTTTTATACTTCATGAAAGCGTGTTTTTCTTGTCTGGACTCCCTTACATTTTCCTAGAAAGGACTGGTTTTCTGAGCAACTACAAAATTCAg ACCAAAAGTAATACTCCTGAAGCCCAGGGAAAATGCATTGCTCGACTATTACTTTACCATTGCTGCGTAAACTTGCCCCTCATGATGGCGTCGTATCCTGTATTCAGATTCATGGGCATGGAAAGCAGTTTTCCTCTGCCGTCCTG GAAAGTGGTGTCTGCCCAGATCTTATTCTACTTCATCATTGAGGATTTTGTATTCTATTGGGGTCACAGGATCTTGCATACTAAATGGCTCTACAAGAACGTGCACAGTGTGCATCATGA GTACGCGACACCGTTTGGTTTGACATCAGAATATGCTCATCCCGCTGAAATTCTGTTCCTTGGTTTTGCTACCATTGTTGGTCCGGCTCTCACCGGGCCTCACCTGATCACCCTTTGGTTATGGATGATGCTCAGAGTTATTGAGACAGTTGAGGCACATTGTGGTTATCATTTCCCATGGAGCCCCTCGAATTTTCTTCCTCTATACGGCGG TGCTGACTTCCATGACTACCATCATCGATTACTCTACACAAAGTCTGGCAACTACTCATCAACGTTTGTTTACATGGACTG GATCTTTGGCACCGATAAAGGTTACAGAAAACTTAAGGCCCTAAAAGAAACCTGA
- a CDS encoding NAD(P)-binding Rossmann-fold superfamily protein (NAD(P)-binding Rossmann-fold superfamily protein; FUNCTIONS IN: oxidoreductase activity, binding, catalytic activity; INVOLVED IN: oxidation reduction, metabolic process; LOCATED IN: cellular_component unknown; EXPRESSED IN: 22 plant structures; EXPRESSED DURING: 14 growth stages; CONTAINS InterPro DOMAIN/s: Short-chain dehydrogenase/reductase, conserved site (InterPro:IPR020904), NAD(P)-binding domain (InterPro:IPR016040), Glucose/ribitol dehydrogenase (InterPro:IPR002347), Short-chain dehydrogenase/reductase SDR (InterPro:IPR002198); BEST Arabidopsis thaliana protein match is: NAD(P)-binding Rossmann-fold superfamily protein (TAIR:AT2G29150.1); Has 124543 Blast hits to 124288 proteins in 3623 species: Archae - 1000; Bacteria - 81334; Metazoa - 5904; Fungi - 6580; Plants - 2878; Viruses - 5; Other Eukaryotes - 26842 (source: NCBI BLink).) has product MAKTGESLRDKPRWSLVGMTALVTGGSKGIGEAVVEELATLGARIHTCARDETQLQESLRKWQAKGFQVTTSVCDVSSRDKREKLMETVSTIFEGKLNILVNNVGTCIVKPTLQHTAEDFSFTMATNLESAFHLSQLAHPLLKASGSGSIVLISSVSGVVHVNGASIYGVSKGAMNQLGRNLACEWASDNIRTNSVCPWFIETPLVTESLSNEEFRKEVESRPPMGRVGEVNEVSSLVAFLCLPAASYITGQTICVDGGFTVNGFSFKPLP; this is encoded by the exons ATGGCTAAGACAGGGGAAAGCTTGAGAGACAAACCTAGATGGAGTCTTGTAGGCATGACCGCTCTTGTCACCGGTGGCTCAAAAGGCATCGG AGAAGCTGTGGTTGAGGAACTAGCTACGTTAGGGGCAAGAATCCACACATGTGCCAGAGACGAAACTCAGCTTCAAGAAAGCTTACGTAAGTGGCAAGCAAAAGGGTTTCAGGTTACCACTTCTGTCTGCGACGTTTCTTCTCGTGATAAACGAGAGAAGCTCATGGAAACCGTTTCCACTATCTTCGAAGGAAAACTCAACATACTT GTCAACAATGTGGGAACGTGTATAGTCAAACCGACCTTACAACATACAGCCGAAGATTTCTCATTTACAATGGCAACGAATCTCGAGTCAGCTTTTCATCTCTCGCAGCTCGCGCATCCTTTGTTGAAAGCTTCTGGTTCAGGGAGCATCGTGCTCATCTCCTCCGTATCTGGAGTTGTACATGTCAATGGTGCATCCATATATGGAGTATCTAAAG GAGCTATGAATCAGCTAGGAAGAAACTTAGCGTGCGAGTGGGCAAGTGACAACATAAGGACTAACTCTGTGTGTCCATGGTTCATAGAAACTCCTTTAGTTACCGAA AGTCTTAGTAATGAGGAGTTTAGAAAAGAAGTGGAGAGTAGACCACCAATGGGACGTGTTGGAGAAGTAAATGAAGTATCATCGCTTGTGGCATTTCTTTGTCTTCCTGCAGCTTCTTATATTACAGGTCAAACCATTTGTGTTGATGGAGGTTTCACTGTTAATGGTTTCTCTTTCAAGCCTCTGCCTTAA
- the SMO2-2 gene encoding sterol 4-alpha-methyl-oxidase 2-2 has translation MMASYPVFRFMGMESSFPLPSWKVVSAQILFYFIIEDFVFYWGHRILHTKWLYKNVHSVHHEYATPFGLTSEYAHPAEILFLGFATIVGPALTGPHLITLWLWMMLRVIETVEAHCGYHFPWSPSNFLPLYGGADFHDYHHRLLYTKSGNYSSTFVYMDWIFGTDKGYRKLKALKET, from the exons ATGATGGCGTCGTATCCTGTATTCAGATTCATGGGCATGGAAAGCAGTTTTCCTCTGCCGTCCTG GAAAGTGGTGTCTGCCCAGATCTTATTCTACTTCATCATTGAGGATTTTGTATTCTATTGGGGTCACAGGATCTTGCATACTAAATGGCTCTACAAGAACGTGCACAGTGTGCATCATGA GTACGCGACACCGTTTGGTTTGACATCAGAATATGCTCATCCCGCTGAAATTCTGTTCCTTGGTTTTGCTACCATTGTTGGTCCGGCTCTCACCGGGCCTCACCTGATCACCCTTTGGTTATGGATGATGCTCAGAGTTATTGAGACAGTTGAGGCACATTGTGGTTATCATTTCCCATGGAGCCCCTCGAATTTTCTTCCTCTATACGGCGG TGCTGACTTCCATGACTACCATCATCGATTACTCTACACAAAGTCTGGCAACTACTCATCAACGTTTGTTTACATGGACTG GATCTTTGGCACCGATAAAGGTTACAGAAAACTTAAGGCCCTAAAAGAAACCTGA
- a CDS encoding NAD(P)-binding Rossmann-fold superfamily protein (NAD(P)-binding Rossmann-fold superfamily protein; FUNCTIONS IN: oxidoreductase activity, binding, catalytic activity; INVOLVED IN: oxidation reduction, metabolic process; LOCATED IN: cellular_component unknown; EXPRESSED IN: 21 plant structures; EXPRESSED DURING: 13 growth stages; CONTAINS InterPro DOMAIN/s: Short-chain dehydrogenase/reductase, conserved site (InterPro:IPR020904), NAD(P)-binding domain (InterPro:IPR016040), Glucose/ribitol dehydrogenase (InterPro:IPR002347), Short-chain dehydrogenase/reductase SDR (InterPro:IPR002198); BEST Arabidopsis thaliana protein match is: NAD(P)-binding Rossmann-fold superfamily protein (TAIR:AT2G29360.1); Has 35333 Blast hits to 34131 proteins in 2444 species: Archae - 798; Bacteria - 22429; Metazoa - 974; Fungi - 991; Plants - 531; Viruses - 0; Other Eukaryotes - 9610 (source: NCBI BLink).) — protein sequence MAKRGESLRDKPKWSLEGMTALVTGGSKGLGKAVVEELAMLGARVHTCARDETQLQESLREWQAKGLQVTTSVCDVSSRDQREKLMETVSSLFQGKLSILVPNVGIGVLKPTTECTAEEFSFIIATNLESTFHFSQLAHPLLKASGSGNIVLMSSVAGVVNLGNTSIYGATKGAMNQLARNLACEWASDNIRANSVCPWFITTPSTKDFLGDKDVKEKVESVTPLRRVGEANEVSSLVAFLCLPAASYITGQTICVDGGFTINGFSLP from the exons ATGGCAAAGAGAGGGGAAAGCTTGAGAGACAAACCTAAATGGAGTCTTGAAGGCATGACTGCTCTTGTTACCGGTGGATCTAAAGGCCTCGG AAAAGCTGTGGTGGAGGAACTAGCCATGTTGGGAGCAAGAGTTCACACATGTGCCAGAGACGAAACTCAGCTTCAAGAAAGCTTACGTGAATGGCAAGCAAAAGGGTTACAAGTCACCACTTCTGTTTGCGATGTTTCTTCTCGTGACCAGCGAGAGAAACTCATGGAAACTGTTTCCTCTCTCTTCCAAGGAAAACTCAGCATCCTC GTACCCAATGTGGGAATAGGTGTACTAAAGCCGACGACTGAGTGTACAGCAGAAGAGTTCTCATTTATAATAGCTACAAATCTGGAGTCAACTTTCCATTTCTCGCAACTCGCGCATCCTTTATTGAAAGCCTCTGGTTCAGGGAACATTGTGCTCATGTCTTCCGTGGCTGGAGTTGTAAATTTGGGTAATACATCAATCTATGGAGCAACCAAAG GAGCCATGAATCAGCTGGCGAGAAATTTAGCATGCGAGTGGGCGAGTGATAATATAAGGGCTAATTCTGTTTGTCCATGGTTCATTACAACTCCGTCAACTAAAGAT TTCCTCGGTGATAAAGATGTAAAAGAAAAGGTGGAGAGTGTGACACCATTGAGACGTGTTGGAGAGGCAAATGAAGTATCATCGCTTGTTGCATTTCTATGTCTTCCCGCAGCTTCTTATATAACAGGTCAAACCATTTGCGTTGATGGAGGTTTCACTATTAACGGCTTCTCTTTGCCTTAA